From a region of the Lactuca sativa cultivar Salinas chromosome 4, Lsat_Salinas_v11, whole genome shotgun sequence genome:
- the LOC111886799 gene encoding E3 ubiquitin-protein ligase RGLG4 isoform X2, translating into MDRARKTPSPSSAPTYRSSSQRQSSFLKMKRSTSISTKSRKTDKNKYAYIPDNYSSLEQVTDALRASGLESSNLILGIDFTKSNEWTGRVSFNNRSLHAITDSPNPYEKAISIIGETLAPFDDDNLIPCFGFGDSTTHDQEVFNFHEDGSPCHGFEEVLTCYKRVVENVQLAGPTSYAPVVNAAINIVEKSGGQFHILVIIADGQVTRSVNTSDGELSLQEQKTISAIVEASLYPLVIILVGVGDGPWDDMRKFDDKLPTRGFDNFQFVNFTGIMSKDISPPHKEAAFALAALMEIPIQYMAVTELGLLGRVTGNTTRISPRPPPRPRGSTHVPHMNSTLPTQQDDDNKTCPICLTNDKDMAFGCGHMACRECGSRLSRCHICRQQISSRIRLYT; encoded by the exons ATGGACAGAG CAAGAAaaacaccatcaccatcatcagcACCAACATATAGGTCCTCATCTCAACGACAATCATCCTTTCTTAAAATGAAACGTTCTACTTCTATTTCTACAAAATCTAGAAAAACTGACAAGAACAAGTACGCATACATCCCAGACAACTATTCTTCACTAGAACAG GTTACAGATGCATTAAGAGCATCTGGGTTAGAGTCTTCTAATCTTATCCTTGGAATAGATTTTACTAAGAGTAATGAATGGACAG GTAGAGTTTCATTCAATAATCGCAGCCTTCATGCCATCACTGATTCTCCTAATCCCTACGAGAAGGCCATATCCATCATTGGAGAGACACTTGCTCCTTTTGATGATGACAACTTGATTCCTTGTTTTGGGTTTGGAGACT cAACAACACATGATCAAGAAGTATTTAACTTTCATGAAGATGGTTCCCCTTGTCATGGATTTGAAGAAGTCTTAACATGCTACAAGAGGGTGGTGGAAAATGTACAGTTGGCtg GGCCAACATCTTATGCACCCGTTGTGAATGCTGCCATAAATATAGTAGAGAAAAGTGGAGGCCAATTCCATATTCTAGTTATCATAGCAGATGGACAG GTTACAAGAAGTGTGAATACAAGTGATGGAGAACTCAGTTTACAGGAGCAGAAAACAATTAGTGCAATTGTTGAAGCAAG TTTGTATCCTCTGGTGATCATTCTTGTTGGTGTTGGAGATGGTCCTTGGGACGACATGAGAAAGTTTGATGACAAGCTTCCTACTCGTGGATTTGATAACTttcag TTTGTTAATTTTACTGGTATCATGTCCAAAGATATAAGTCCACCTCATAAAGAAGCAGCTTTCGCACTTGCTGCCCTTATGGAAATTCCCATACAATATATGGCAGTAACTGAGCTTGGCTTACTTGG ACGAGTGACTGGGAACACAACGAGAATATCTCCACGACCACCTCCACGTCCAAGAGGCAGCACTCATGTTCCTCATATGAACAGCACATTGCCTACACAACAAGATGATGATAACAAG ACATGCCCAATCTGTCTCACAAACGATAAGGATATGGCCTTTGGATGTGGACACATG GCTTGTAGAGAATGTGGATCAAGGTTGAGTCGCTGTCACATATGTCGCCAACAAATCAGCTCCCGGATCAGGCTTTATACATGA
- the LOC111886799 gene encoding E3 ubiquitin-protein ligase RGLG4 isoform X1, translated as MGNLLTRVRVLVAARKTPSPSSAPTYRSSSQRQSSFLKMKRSTSISTKSRKTDKNKYAYIPDNYSSLEQVTDALRASGLESSNLILGIDFTKSNEWTGRVSFNNRSLHAITDSPNPYEKAISIIGETLAPFDDDNLIPCFGFGDSTTHDQEVFNFHEDGSPCHGFEEVLTCYKRVVENVQLAGPTSYAPVVNAAINIVEKSGGQFHILVIIADGQVTRSVNTSDGELSLQEQKTISAIVEASLYPLVIILVGVGDGPWDDMRKFDDKLPTRGFDNFQFVNFTGIMSKDISPPHKEAAFALAALMEIPIQYMAVTELGLLGRVTGNTTRISPRPPPRPRGSTHVPHMNSTLPTQQDDDNKTCPICLTNDKDMAFGCGHMACRECGSRLSRCHICRQQISSRIRLYT; from the exons atggGAAATCTTCTAACTCGGGTTCGTGTTCTTGTTGCAGCAAGAAaaacaccatcaccatcatcagcACCAACATATAGGTCCTCATCTCAACGACAATCATCCTTTCTTAAAATGAAACGTTCTACTTCTATTTCTACAAAATCTAGAAAAACTGACAAGAACAAGTACGCATACATCCCAGACAACTATTCTTCACTAGAACAG GTTACAGATGCATTAAGAGCATCTGGGTTAGAGTCTTCTAATCTTATCCTTGGAATAGATTTTACTAAGAGTAATGAATGGACAG GTAGAGTTTCATTCAATAATCGCAGCCTTCATGCCATCACTGATTCTCCTAATCCCTACGAGAAGGCCATATCCATCATTGGAGAGACACTTGCTCCTTTTGATGATGACAACTTGATTCCTTGTTTTGGGTTTGGAGACT cAACAACACATGATCAAGAAGTATTTAACTTTCATGAAGATGGTTCCCCTTGTCATGGATTTGAAGAAGTCTTAACATGCTACAAGAGGGTGGTGGAAAATGTACAGTTGGCtg GGCCAACATCTTATGCACCCGTTGTGAATGCTGCCATAAATATAGTAGAGAAAAGTGGAGGCCAATTCCATATTCTAGTTATCATAGCAGATGGACAG GTTACAAGAAGTGTGAATACAAGTGATGGAGAACTCAGTTTACAGGAGCAGAAAACAATTAGTGCAATTGTTGAAGCAAG TTTGTATCCTCTGGTGATCATTCTTGTTGGTGTTGGAGATGGTCCTTGGGACGACATGAGAAAGTTTGATGACAAGCTTCCTACTCGTGGATTTGATAACTttcag TTTGTTAATTTTACTGGTATCATGTCCAAAGATATAAGTCCACCTCATAAAGAAGCAGCTTTCGCACTTGCTGCCCTTATGGAAATTCCCATACAATATATGGCAGTAACTGAGCTTGGCTTACTTGG ACGAGTGACTGGGAACACAACGAGAATATCTCCACGACCACCTCCACGTCCAAGAGGCAGCACTCATGTTCCTCATATGAACAGCACATTGCCTACACAACAAGATGATGATAACAAG ACATGCCCAATCTGTCTCACAAACGATAAGGATATGGCCTTTGGATGTGGACACATG GCTTGTAGAGAATGTGGATCAAGGTTGAGTCGCTGTCACATATGTCGCCAACAAATCAGCTCCCGGATCAGGCTTTATACATGA
- the LOC128133452 gene encoding uncharacterized protein LOC128133452, with translation MYDALTEGKCHCNTINYRVIKVTFYLLNRGSTPILTETAPVIAEGQADAQSVNAVDAWKHSEFLCRNYVLNGLTDALYNVYCKVATAKEIWESLERKYKTEDAGTKKHVVAKFLEYKMDDSKSVMSQVQDLQVIIHDNNAEGMDLNESFQVASMVEKLPPGWIDFKNYLKHKRKEMSVEELVVRLLIEEDNRMTLKKGSEVESSKVHMVEAGQTSKSKGKGPHKGKAKGKNLGPKAGTFKKKFKCYNCGQPRENHQANMVNDNMELVAMITDLTAMVSEVNLMNTNSKEWWINTRATRHVCHDKSVFNTYKEVEDGEKLYMGNAATTMDN, from the exons ATGTACGATGCTTTAACAGAGGGAAAATGTCATTGCAACACAATAAACTATCGT GTCATTAAAGTTACATTTTACTTGTTAAATAGGGGATCAACTCCAATACTTACAG AAACTGCTCCTGTAATTGCTGAGGGGCAGGCTGATGCTCAATCTGTGAATGCAGTGGATGCATGGAAGCATTCAGAATTTCTGTGTCGCAACTATGTGTTGAATGGGCTAACAGATGCACTTTACAATGTTTATTGTAAAGTTGCAACTGCTAAGGAAATATGGGAGTCGTTGGAAAGGAAGTATAAGACAGAAGATGCTGGAActaagaagcatgttgttgctaaGTTCTTGGAATACAAAATGGATGACTCGAAATCTGTTATGAGTCAAGTCCAAGACCTTCAGGTCATCATACATGATAACAATGCAGAAGGGATGGATCTTAATGAATCATTCCAAGTTGCATCAATGGTTGAAAAGCTTCCTCCTGGTTGGATAGACTTCAAAAATTACCTTAAGCATAAGCGAAAGGAGATGTCTGTGGAGGAACTGGTGGTGCGTCTTCTCATTGAAGAAGACAATAGAATGACCTTGAAGAAAGGCAGTGAAGTTGAATCTTCTAAGGTTCATATGGTGGAAGCTGGTCAAACTTCCAAAAGCAAAGGCAAGGGACCTCACAAAGGGAAAGCAAAGGGCAAAAACCTAGGCCCCAAGGCAGGAACTTTCAAGAAGAAGTTCAAGTGCTACAACTGTGGCCAACCGAGGGAAAACCATCAAGCAAACATGGTGAATGATAACATGGAGTTGGTGGCCATGATAACTGATCTCACGGCTATGGTTTCTGAAGTGAATCTCATGAATACAAATTCAAAGGAGTGGTGGATTAACACGAGAGCTACTCGTCATGTGTGTCATGACAAAAGTGTTTTCAACACCTACAAAGAAGTTGAAGATGGTGAAAAGCTCTATATGGGAAATGCAGCTACTACGATGGATAACTGA